One part of the Prosthecobacter debontii genome encodes these proteins:
- a CDS encoding DUF3253 domain-containing protein, translating to MKTEPRLEPPDQLPDRKLIAETILGMVQTRGAGKSICPSEVARHLFPQGWRGWMEVVRQEAGKLQRERKICITQKGQEVRLEDTRGAIRLSSPPPTH from the coding sequence GTGAAAACAGAGCCCCGACTGGAGCCTCCCGATCAGTTACCTGACCGGAAACTCATTGCGGAAACGATCCTGGGAATGGTCCAGACTCGCGGTGCCGGGAAAAGCATCTGCCCCTCGGAGGTCGCCCGCCATCTCTTTCCACAGGGATGGCGCGGTTGGATGGAGGTCGTGCGGCAGGAAGCAGGTAAGCTTCAGAGGGAGAGGAAAATCTGCATCACGCAAAAAGGCCAAGAGGTACGTCTTGAAGACACGCGCGGTGCCATCCGCCTAAGCAGCCCTCCGCCAACACACTGA
- a CDS encoding flavin reductase family protein, whose translation MIELDLTGPHREDAYRILAGLVTPRPIALTTTVDLEGRVNAAPFSFFNVLGDSPPIVCICPGDRASGEPKDTARNIRLTQEFVVNLVDESIMQGMNLCAASLPPGENELLHAGLTATPSSVVKPPRIAEAPASLECRSHSIIEIGDNRLIIGEVLRVHVREGIFDPDTWLIQPGEYHPIGRMQSPNWYCKTQDLFEMKRPQ comes from the coding sequence ATGATCGAACTCGACCTTACTGGCCCCCATCGTGAAGATGCCTATCGCATTTTAGCGGGGCTCGTCACCCCTCGCCCCATCGCACTCACCACCACGGTGGACTTGGAAGGCCGCGTCAATGCCGCTCCCTTCAGCTTCTTCAACGTGCTCGGAGACAGCCCGCCCATCGTCTGCATCTGCCCCGGAGATCGCGCCTCCGGTGAGCCGAAGGACACCGCCCGCAACATCCGCCTGACCCAAGAGTTCGTCGTGAATCTGGTGGATGAATCCATCATGCAAGGCATGAACCTCTGCGCTGCCAGCCTCCCGCCCGGCGAGAATGAATTGCTCCACGCGGGCCTGACAGCGACCCCTTCCAGTGTCGTTAAGCCTCCACGAATCGCAGAAGCTCCGGCCAGTCTAGAATGTCGCAGCCATAGCATTATTGAGATCGGCGACAATCGTTTGATCATCGGCGAAGTGCTGCGCGTGCATGTGCGGGAAGGTATTTTTGACCCCGACACATGGCTGATCCAACCCGGCGAGTATCACCCCATCGGGCGCATGCAGTCTCCTAACTGGTATTGTAAGACCCAGGATCTGTTTGAAATGAAACGTCCACAGTGA
- the aat gene encoding leucyl/phenylalanyl-tRNA--protein transferase: MLDPVQLLSAYCEGAFPMGDEDGRISWFRPPYRGILPIEDFHLPRRFERYLPSHPFEIRWNTAFGDVMRGCADRESTWITDTILDSYQELHRLGFGHCVETWRQGKLVGGVYGIAIGGAFFGESMFSRETQASKVALTHLQWRLKERGFIVHDTQWTTPHLAMFGGHEIPCAEYLDLLHRAIRLPATFDDRFQRAQIVVR, from the coding sequence ATGCTCGATCCTGTCCAACTCCTCAGCGCCTACTGCGAAGGGGCCTTTCCTATGGGAGATGAGGATGGACGCATCTCTTGGTTTCGTCCGCCGTATCGGGGCATTTTACCCATTGAGGATTTTCATTTGCCGCGGCGGTTTGAGCGTTACCTGCCCAGCCACCCCTTTGAAATCCGGTGGAACACCGCCTTTGGGGATGTAATGCGTGGCTGTGCCGACCGAGAAAGCACCTGGATCACCGATACGATCTTGGACAGTTATCAGGAACTGCATCGGTTAGGCTTCGGACACTGTGTGGAGACTTGGCGGCAAGGGAAGCTCGTCGGGGGCGTCTATGGCATCGCGATTGGAGGTGCTTTTTTTGGCGAAAGCATGTTCAGCCGGGAAACGCAGGCCTCGAAGGTCGCTCTAACCCACCTGCAATGGCGGCTGAAAGAGCGGGGGTTCATCGTCCATGATACCCAATGGACCACACCTCACCTCGCTATGTTTGGCGGTCACGAGATTCCCTGTGCTGAGTATCTGGACCTCTTGCATCGAGCCATCCGCCTGCCCGCGACGTTTGATGATCGCTTTCAGCGGGCGCAGATCGTGGTGAGGTGA
- a CDS encoding VOC family protein yields the protein MNTTITPCLWFNDQAEEAVAFYLSIFENAKITDTTYYTDAGTEEHGHKADTVMTIAFELNGQTFTALNGGPHFTFNEAISFQIPCDTQEEIDYYWNRLAEGGPAEAQQCGWVKDKYGVSWQVFPKRLVELTLDPDRDKARRVIKAMLAMKKIVLADIEKAAEG from the coding sequence ATGAATACCACCATCACCCCATGCCTCTGGTTCAATGATCAAGCCGAAGAGGCTGTCGCCTTCTACCTGAGCATTTTTGAAAATGCCAAAATCACCGACACCACTTACTACACCGATGCCGGGACCGAGGAGCATGGTCACAAGGCCGACACCGTCATGACCATCGCTTTTGAGTTGAATGGCCAGACGTTCACCGCCCTCAACGGAGGACCTCATTTTACCTTCAATGAGGCCATCTCCTTCCAGATTCCTTGCGATACCCAGGAAGAGATTGACTACTATTGGAATCGTCTCGCTGAAGGCGGCCCCGCTGAAGCTCAGCAATGTGGATGGGTGAAAGACAAATACGGAGTCTCGTGGCAGGTCTTCCCCAAGCGCCTCGTCGAACTCACCCTGGATCCCGACCGAGACAAGGCGCGGCGGGTCATCAAGGCCATGCTCGCCATGAAAAAGATCGTGCTCGCCGACATCGAGAAAGCGGCTGAAGGGTGA
- a CDS encoding CbiX/SirB N-terminal domain-containing protein has translation MNDYSHAALILVGHGSTLNPDSSAPTHLHADTIRQRGIFREVVCCFWKEEPSMREVFESVDSDVIYIVPNFISEGYFCQQVLPRELRLDGPVTKRDGRTIYYCDPVGIHPNMTRLLLQRADEVAPGVPREETSLIIVGHGTNLNDNSTKAIQDQVQLIRQGYDFAEVMDAYMEEAPLVSDWYQMTKAPNVVVVPFFIADGLHSFQDIPVLLGMEEEPGQALSQMDVFRHNPIPLHGRNLYYSSAIGTEPLMADVILDQVHDFDARHGIAHTAASAPEDSLKAALEQWLRAGRNIIGQVHISTAETGYELRHLGDAEVRENGLKLYTEPAGAREIARYDAQGQFRPIKTAPTLIQGWLLKVRDVAELLLALEFFYPAAVGMLLAQEEGKLKPVPLRHLLGRQTGMYRFANGITDAQACEMVGNFCQTATGCLRRITWTLDDTQPMTGLAAAKLGPEAGQVPGVAPEKCMSLLCMEACNHIVSLARKKSRENNEAKSQTVVSA, from the coding sequence TTGAACGATTACTCCCACGCCGCCCTCATCCTCGTCGGTCACGGTTCGACGCTGAATCCTGACTCCAGCGCTCCCACGCATCTGCATGCGGACACCATCCGCCAGCGCGGGATTTTCCGTGAAGTGGTTTGCTGTTTCTGGAAGGAAGAGCCTTCCATGCGGGAGGTGTTTGAGTCTGTTGATAGTGACGTGATCTACATCGTGCCCAACTTCATCAGTGAGGGGTATTTCTGTCAGCAGGTGCTGCCTCGGGAACTCCGCCTGGACGGCCCGGTGACGAAGCGAGATGGACGCACGATCTATTACTGTGACCCCGTGGGGATCCACCCCAATATGACCCGCCTCCTCCTCCAGCGTGCGGATGAAGTGGCTCCTGGGGTGCCAAGGGAAGAGACCAGCCTGATCATTGTCGGCCATGGCACGAACCTGAATGACAACTCCACGAAGGCGATTCAAGATCAGGTGCAGTTGATTCGCCAGGGGTATGACTTTGCGGAGGTGATGGATGCTTACATGGAGGAGGCTCCTTTGGTGTCGGATTGGTACCAGATGACCAAGGCCCCGAATGTCGTGGTGGTGCCGTTTTTCATCGCGGATGGTTTACACAGCTTCCAGGACATCCCCGTCTTGTTAGGCATGGAGGAGGAGCCCGGCCAGGCCCTGAGCCAGATGGATGTTTTCCGGCACAACCCCATCCCGCTGCATGGGCGCAATCTCTATTACAGCAGCGCCATCGGCACGGAGCCTTTGATGGCGGACGTGATCCTCGATCAAGTTCATGACTTCGATGCTCGGCACGGGATTGCCCACACCGCCGCCTCCGCTCCCGAGGATTCTTTGAAGGCGGCTCTGGAACAGTGGTTGCGAGCGGGGCGAAACATCATCGGTCAGGTGCACATCAGCACGGCGGAGACAGGTTATGAGCTCCGGCATCTTGGAGATGCCGAGGTGCGTGAGAACGGTTTGAAGCTCTACACCGAACCCGCAGGCGCTCGTGAAATCGCTCGTTATGACGCGCAGGGGCAGTTTCGCCCCATTAAGACCGCTCCCACTTTGATTCAGGGGTGGCTATTGAAGGTTAGGGACGTGGCGGAGCTACTCCTGGCTTTGGAGTTCTTTTACCCCGCTGCGGTCGGCATGTTGTTGGCTCAGGAAGAGGGGAAGTTGAAGCCCGTGCCGCTGCGTCATTTGTTAGGTCGGCAGACCGGGATGTATCGTTTTGCCAATGGCATCACCGATGCTCAGGCTTGCGAGATGGTTGGGAATTTCTGCCAGACCGCCACTGGCTGTCTGCGCCGCATCACCTGGACGCTGGATGACACCCAGCCCATGACGGGACTGGCTGCCGCTAAGCTCGGTCCGGAAGCCGGTCAGGTGCCGGGAGTGGCACCTGAGAAGTGCATGTCTCTGCTTTGCATGGAGGCCTGCAACCACATTGTTTCCTTGGCACGCAAGAAATCCCGAGAAAACAATGAAGCCAAGAGCCAAACGGTGGTGAGTGCCTGA
- a CDS encoding DUF1573 domain-containing protein produces MKVHIPVLLGCFLPLLAMGELATEVPVIELKPKPEDTSVSTTFVFHNKGSKPVKILGIESACSCLSATLDKAVYAPGEKGTGKAEFQVSSFVGRHEKSVHVQTDDPEQPEWVVSFALEVPEVIKIEPKTLQWWLGDEAVAKTTKVTMTGDQPMVIKGITSTRQNVEFSWKEISPGREYEVTVKPTNTTEVMLGALKIETDSQIPKYQRQMAFFSVYRKPSTLQP; encoded by the coding sequence ATGAAAGTGCACATTCCAGTTCTCCTCGGCTGTTTCCTCCCTCTCCTGGCTATGGGGGAGTTGGCCACGGAGGTTCCGGTGATTGAACTGAAACCGAAACCGGAGGATACCTCGGTGAGCACAACCTTTGTCTTTCATAACAAGGGCAGTAAGCCGGTGAAGATTCTTGGCATCGAGAGTGCCTGCAGTTGCCTGAGTGCCACGCTGGACAAGGCAGTCTATGCGCCCGGGGAGAAAGGCACGGGTAAGGCTGAATTCCAGGTGTCCAGCTTTGTGGGTCGGCATGAGAAGTCCGTGCATGTGCAGACGGATGATCCTGAGCAGCCCGAGTGGGTGGTGTCCTTCGCCCTGGAGGTGCCGGAGGTCATCAAGATCGAACCAAAAACCTTGCAATGGTGGTTGGGAGATGAGGCGGTGGCCAAGACCACGAAAGTGACGATGACGGGAGATCAACCCATGGTCATCAAGGGCATTACCTCCACCCGACAGAATGTGGAGTTTAGCTGGAAAGAAATCAGCCCGGGCCGGGAATACGAAGTCACCGTGAAACCTACGAACACCACGGAAGTGATGCTGGGAGCTTTGAAGATCGAGACCGATAGCCAGATTCCCAAATATCAGCGGCAGATGGCCTTTTTCTCCGTCTATCGGAAGCCTTCCACTTTGCAGCCATGA
- a CDS encoding rhodanese-like domain-containing protein, translating to MILRGAVVQAVILLALAAVAAAVTYCFHPRAPALYLSQVPLREDEINLAQIQERWQGRVIWLDARPADVFAQSHIPGAHLLNEQNFNEQLLEIMDILQTADKPVVIYCGGEKCEASRTIRQKLLELIVVENCYVLQGGWPAWKAAQP from the coding sequence ATGATCCTTCGAGGTGCGGTCGTTCAAGCTGTGATCTTGCTCGCCTTGGCGGCAGTCGCTGCCGCAGTGACGTATTGCTTTCACCCCCGCGCTCCGGCTTTGTATCTAAGTCAGGTGCCCTTGCGTGAAGATGAGATCAATCTGGCCCAGATTCAGGAACGCTGGCAGGGGAGGGTGATTTGGCTGGATGCGCGGCCTGCGGATGTCTTCGCGCAAAGCCATATTCCTGGGGCTCATTTGCTCAATGAACAGAACTTCAATGAGCAATTACTGGAGATCATGGACATTCTCCAGACGGCCGATAAACCTGTTGTCATCTACTGTGGTGGAGAGAAGTGCGAAGCTAGTCGGACGATCCGGCAGAAGCTTCTGGAACTGATCGTAGTCGAGAACTGCTACGTGCTTCAAGGTGGCTGGCCTGCCTGGAAAGCTGCTCAGCCTTAG
- a CDS encoding M14 family metallopeptidase, which translates to MSFLPLHQAHDYSALASRWKALAKRLKLKLNTLTRVQDLQIYWLDTGRGQEGPAIYLSSGVHGDEAAAAWGLLTWAEENETLLKEKRFLILPCLNPCGLILNTRADHRGLDINRRFHLEADEICGPWRKLLMGRLIDLSLCLHEDYDGQGCYVYELSRMRPPWMQSVMAGLRVILPDPRATMDGHRANKGVIQRSRVPKNLPGMPEAIELQQMGCPITLTYETPSEFSFDDRVRSQVEFVNAVLSSFPMLGNTDA; encoded by the coding sequence ATGTCGTTTTTGCCCCTGCATCAGGCTCATGATTACAGCGCGTTGGCCAGCCGTTGGAAGGCATTGGCCAAGCGTTTGAAGCTCAAGCTCAATACACTGACCCGAGTTCAGGATTTGCAGATTTATTGGTTAGACACCGGAAGGGGACAAGAGGGACCAGCCATCTACCTTTCCTCCGGCGTGCATGGGGATGAAGCCGCTGCCGCCTGGGGTTTGCTGACTTGGGCTGAGGAAAATGAGACGTTGCTCAAAGAGAAGCGGTTTCTGATTCTTCCGTGCCTGAATCCCTGTGGACTGATCCTGAATACACGTGCGGATCATCGCGGTCTGGATATCAATCGCCGATTTCATCTGGAGGCTGATGAGATCTGTGGACCCTGGCGGAAGCTGCTGATGGGGCGTCTGATTGATCTCAGCCTATGCCTGCATGAGGATTACGATGGGCAGGGCTGCTATGTGTATGAGCTGAGTCGGATGCGTCCTCCGTGGATGCAGTCCGTCATGGCAGGGCTGCGTGTGATCTTGCCGGATCCACGAGCGACGATGGATGGACATCGTGCCAACAAGGGGGTGATCCAGCGCAGCCGAGTGCCCAAGAACTTACCCGGCATGCCTGAGGCCATTGAACTCCAGCAGATGGGCTGCCCCATTACACTCACGTATGAGACCCCCTCGGAATTCAGCTTCGATGATCGTGTTCGCTCTCAGGTGGAGTTTGTAAATGCGGTCTTGTCATCCTTCCCAATGCTGGGAAATACTGATGCATGA
- a CDS encoding alpha/beta fold hydrolase codes for MMIPARLKLVFSLLLLAVLSACSSLPKVQPRPVLREGEWVTYDGKIMPYQTWPVPEGSQPRGIIIAVHGLSGASTDFWFLGDQMPRHGYMVYAYNLRGQGKDPVVADRGDIQSSRQWLRDMETFHLLVRRKHPGVPIIWYGESLGSLICLHTAANRLNDRRDPALLVLASPVAGLRTTVSGFRRWLLETAATLSPRSRYSLGDLAGVDEKKIQVTSNTTHGSQMAVTEHHINSFTLRLLTEIGRLLDANPSAVKRLRMPVLFLASPNDVLCSADQIQTLFAQVKSPRKRLLWYTRSYHLLLHDVQKEEVTHDLTNWIEARLR; via the coding sequence ATGATGATCCCGGCCCGCCTGAAGCTCGTCTTCAGTCTCCTGCTTCTGGCAGTCCTCAGTGCCTGCTCCAGCCTGCCGAAGGTGCAGCCCCGCCCTGTGTTGCGGGAAGGGGAGTGGGTAACCTATGATGGCAAGATCATGCCTTATCAGACCTGGCCTGTGCCGGAGGGGAGTCAACCACGTGGCATCATCATCGCCGTTCATGGGCTCAGCGGTGCCTCGACGGACTTCTGGTTCCTGGGAGATCAAATGCCACGGCATGGCTACATGGTCTATGCCTACAACCTGCGCGGTCAGGGCAAAGACCCGGTGGTGGCTGATCGCGGTGATATCCAATCCTCACGCCAGTGGCTGCGGGATATGGAGACCTTTCATCTCCTGGTGCGGCGGAAGCATCCCGGCGTGCCCATCATCTGGTATGGGGAAAGCCTCGGTAGCTTGATCTGCCTTCACACCGCGGCCAATCGACTCAATGATCGCCGCGATCCCGCTCTGCTGGTGTTAGCTTCGCCTGTGGCAGGGCTGCGCACCACCGTCTCAGGCTTCCGCCGCTGGCTCCTGGAGACGGCGGCCACACTCTCACCACGCTCCCGCTACTCCCTTGGAGATCTGGCCGGGGTGGATGAAAAGAAAATCCAAGTTACCAGCAATACCACCCATGGCAGCCAGATGGCGGTGACGGAACACCATATCAACAGTTTCACCCTGCGTCTGCTCACTGAGATTGGCCGCCTTCTGGATGCCAATCCCTCGGCTGTCAAACGTCTGCGCATGCCGGTGCTCTTCCTGGCATCTCCCAACGATGTTCTGTGCTCAGCGGATCAGATTCAGACCTTGTTTGCCCAAGTCAAATCTCCCCGCAAACGCTTGCTCTGGTATACCCGCAGTTATCACCTGCTGCTGCACGATGTGCAAAAGGAGGAAGTCACGCATGACCTCACGAACTGGATCGAGGCGCGGTTACGGTGA
- a CDS encoding 2'-5' RNA ligase family protein: MVFPFDLPVSDEALLAHGQTCTEGLRAFSMELQRAECSTDDHFWLSVRPSPTLEELTRRLHEGPLAPLAVRQFGATPHITLARPPLPPDLQEEFLKLSLHFPFSRTITSILLEAIEPEGGSLELGRFSLPE; encoded by the coding sequence GTGGTGTTTCCGTTTGATCTCCCCGTCTCGGATGAGGCGCTCCTCGCTCACGGCCAGACCTGCACAGAAGGTCTTCGAGCCTTTAGCATGGAGCTGCAGCGTGCTGAATGCAGTACCGATGATCATTTCTGGCTGTCTGTCAGACCATCCCCGACCTTGGAGGAACTCACGCGACGGCTCCATGAGGGACCGCTAGCGCCGCTGGCGGTGAGGCAGTTCGGCGCGACACCTCACATCACCCTGGCGCGGCCACCACTGCCCCCTGATCTTCAGGAGGAGTTCCTGAAGCTCTCGCTCCACTTTCCCTTCTCGCGAACGATCACTTCGATCCTACTCGAGGCGATTGAACCCGAGGGTGGATCTCTGGAACTCGGCCGTTTTTCACTGCCCGAATAG
- a CDS encoding exosortase/archaeosortase family protein translates to MSESPPSPSAAAASSLPESWMSAIVWGVGGLLLLVLAVLWPYQHWEFDRRSSILMGVVNKADADAEWIYCLFVAPIVAWLVWRMRDELVRLTLRGSWLGVPLLVVGMLVYWAGYKVDTGYPGFMAVQLVSLGFILLVAGPHWLRWLIFPWAFLMFMWPLVPLESRLAFPLRILTAKASAGFLNVVGMDVVRDGTGLHSAADAARGLAQGDLFKLDVEEPCSGIRSLFSLLMISALYGWLTLKSWLPRGILFASAIPLAVLGNFVRMILLTVGSRWFGMDFAVGRNIGGQQEMSTFHTLAGFAVFGVALAGMFALGTVLERWETRRRKRAVAASDPATPEIISKAAVLPPRSPWIRLGVAVAICGGGLALCAMTDTTYRVGPPPVSLELPERLGNYASREMPMQAIERQALNEGVEIGRRFYFAKDSPVLASVVLSGPVKRSLHEPQICLPGQGWVINGNTQIEFECGLPQPVRATLLTMHRDVQNEQGMVVRTRAINVYWYQGSQGRTAASYDEHVAYSYSDALLRNIDHRWALMSFFAPMKDQPLGYQDPFAELNVLEDLKNFMRELVPMLIKEIPAE, encoded by the coding sequence ATGAGTGAATCTCCTCCATCGCCAAGCGCCGCCGCTGCCTCGTCCCTGCCTGAATCATGGATGAGCGCGATCGTGTGGGGGGTAGGTGGGCTGCTGCTACTGGTTCTGGCGGTGCTGTGGCCGTATCAGCATTGGGAATTTGATCGACGCTCCAGCATCTTGATGGGGGTGGTGAACAAGGCGGATGCGGATGCGGAATGGATTTACTGTTTGTTCGTGGCCCCTATCGTGGCCTGGCTGGTGTGGCGGATGCGGGATGAACTGGTCCGGCTGACGTTGCGTGGCTCTTGGCTCGGGGTGCCCCTTCTGGTGGTGGGGATGTTGGTTTACTGGGCTGGCTATAAGGTGGATACGGGGTATCCGGGCTTTATGGCGGTGCAGCTTGTTTCGCTGGGTTTTATCCTGCTGGTGGCGGGGCCTCACTGGCTGCGCTGGCTGATTTTTCCCTGGGCCTTTCTGATGTTCATGTGGCCGCTGGTACCGCTAGAGAGTCGGCTGGCTTTTCCACTACGCATTCTCACGGCGAAGGCTTCGGCAGGGTTTCTCAATGTCGTCGGCATGGATGTGGTGCGGGATGGCACGGGGCTGCACTCGGCGGCGGACGCGGCGCGGGGCCTAGCTCAGGGAGATCTCTTCAAGCTGGATGTGGAGGAGCCTTGCAGTGGGATTCGGTCCTTGTTTTCGCTCCTGATGATCAGTGCTCTCTATGGGTGGCTGACGCTGAAGTCCTGGCTGCCACGGGGGATTCTCTTCGCAAGCGCCATTCCTCTCGCGGTCCTAGGCAACTTCGTGCGCATGATCCTGCTCACGGTCGGGAGTCGCTGGTTTGGCATGGACTTCGCCGTCGGGAGAAACATCGGTGGTCAGCAGGAGATGAGCACCTTTCACACGCTGGCGGGGTTTGCCGTCTTTGGTGTGGCTTTGGCGGGCATGTTCGCCCTGGGCACGGTGTTGGAACGCTGGGAGACACGACGGCGGAAACGAGCGGTGGCTGCAAGCGATCCCGCGACGCCTGAGATTATCTCGAAAGCTGCAGTTTTACCGCCGCGAAGCCCGTGGATTCGGCTAGGCGTTGCCGTGGCGATCTGTGGCGGGGGCCTGGCGCTATGTGCCATGACGGACACGACTTATCGCGTGGGGCCGCCGCCCGTGAGCCTGGAACTGCCGGAGCGGCTCGGGAACTATGCCAGCCGAGAGATGCCGATGCAGGCCATTGAGCGTCAAGCTTTGAATGAAGGCGTGGAAATTGGTCGTCGGTTTTACTTCGCCAAGGATAGTCCCGTGCTGGCCTCCGTGGTGCTGAGCGGGCCAGTGAAGAGGTCTCTGCACGAGCCGCAAATCTGTCTGCCAGGGCAAGGTTGGGTGATCAATGGCAATACCCAGATTGAGTTTGAGTGTGGATTACCTCAACCGGTGCGGGCCACGCTGCTGACAATGCATCGAGATGTGCAAAACGAGCAGGGGATGGTCGTGCGGACACGTGCAATCAATGTCTATTGGTATCAGGGATCTCAAGGGCGCACGGCAGCCTCCTATGATGAGCACGTGGCCTATTCTTATTCGGACGCGCTGCTGCGTAACATCGACCACCGCTGGGCGCTGATGTCCTTCTTCGCTCCCATGAAGGATCAACCTCTGGGGTATCAGGACCCCTTTGCGGAGCTGAATGTGCTGGAAGACCTGAAGAATTTCATGCGTGAACTGGTGCCGATGCTGATCAAGGAAATACCTGCCGAATAA
- a CDS encoding gamma-glutamylcyclotransferase family protein — MLIFVYGTLKRDGSNHHWMQGQKFVAEASTEPHYRLYELEGYPGMVSTSDGLSIQGEVWEVDAAGLHRLDLLEDTASGEYVRERLPMQPPFDTQHVEGYRYLLPIDGKKDLGDNWLIDRPF, encoded by the coding sequence ATGCTCATCTTCGTCTATGGCACCCTCAAGCGTGATGGCTCCAACCACCATTGGATGCAGGGTCAGAAGTTCGTCGCAGAAGCCTCGACAGAGCCACACTACCGCCTCTACGAACTCGAAGGTTATCCCGGCATGGTGTCCACCTCGGACGGCCTCAGCATCCAGGGTGAAGTCTGGGAAGTCGATGCTGCAGGACTCCACAGGCTCGACCTCCTCGAAGACACCGCCAGCGGCGAGTATGTCCGCGAACGCCTACCCATGCAGCCCCCCTTCGATACCCAACATGTGGAAGGCTACCGCTACCTACTGCCCATCGATGGCAAAAAAGATCTCGGGGATAACTGGCTGATTGATCGCCCGTTCTAA
- a CDS encoding lipoyl protein ligase domain-containing protein — protein MPTSDQTFGEPFFDKLILHLDGTHGGPMNMAVDQAWLEQSATPVLRIYTWDQPTVTMGYAQSLPKLQDSLPGWPVVRRWTGGGVVLHNEDYTYSVIVPCTDPWAETPAVESYRRIHGALAQALAESGYPGSRLAEPEDVIEAPFCFVAPAVHDVILGPVKVAGAGQRRGKLGLLHQGSVQQVQIAPDFWAQWAAKLAREVLIIETTPEPIMTRATDLTKRRYSLPQWLAERDDLL, from the coding sequence ATGCCCACCTCAGATCAGACTTTCGGCGAACCGTTCTTTGACAAGCTCATCCTGCATTTGGATGGCACTCACGGAGGGCCCATGAACATGGCGGTGGACCAAGCTTGGCTCGAGCAGAGCGCCACCCCCGTCTTACGCATCTACACTTGGGATCAGCCAACTGTGACCATGGGCTATGCACAAAGTCTGCCGAAACTTCAGGATTCACTCCCCGGCTGGCCGGTGGTGAGGCGTTGGACGGGCGGAGGTGTGGTGCTGCATAACGAAGACTACACTTACTCCGTCATCGTTCCTTGCACCGATCCCTGGGCGGAAACACCGGCCGTAGAGAGCTATCGCCGAATTCATGGCGCCCTGGCTCAAGCCTTAGCGGAAAGCGGTTATCCCGGCAGTCGCCTCGCCGAGCCAGAAGACGTCATCGAGGCCCCCTTCTGTTTCGTGGCGCCCGCAGTCCATGATGTCATTCTAGGTCCCGTGAAAGTCGCAGGTGCAGGCCAGCGCCGCGGCAAACTAGGCCTGCTGCACCAAGGCAGTGTGCAACAGGTGCAAATCGCTCCTGACTTCTGGGCGCAATGGGCTGCAAAACTGGCGAGAGAAGTGCTGATCATCGAGACAACACCCGAACCCATCATGACTCGCGCGACCGATCTGACGAAACGCCGCTACAGCCTACCTCAATGGCTGGCCGAGCGTGATGACCTGCTTTAA